A genomic stretch from Symbiobacterium terraclitae includes:
- a CDS encoding tandem-95 repeat protein encodes MRRVNRFAVALIFVLVSNLCAPLALGADHFLVQPDVNNPPVPQECRAGYACAQVFTASTTGTVERVSLPLARTGDTATLRVEVRTVTGGAPGGEVLAESGPVPQVPLHADGQVPAWTTIELQARPGKWLTRDKEYALVVTSVGESRPGQPTSFLWFDVDRPDAAPGYQLLEYAPQAWREHHDSDFAFQIEMATANTPPTVLAPAAVSVEEDGRVQVTLEVLDEDPAGVKVTATSGNASIVADSGLSISGTGAHRVLTIIPEPDAHGDVTITVTATDAGNLYTNTQVAVTVTPVNDPPTIAFTADLVETQDNAPVTLPIRTQGAAGKAMAAAGQLHIALHDRDGDAVTLSATTDNPDLISVAVTGTGAGQMLVITPVPRKSGTANVTLTATDGKDQATYSFPVTVTAVNSAPEIIGLHNITIDEDHELNFSFVVKDAESAATDLTVEVTATHASWFEGSPEITGPGPAGDVSVRWKPVKDVNGDTQISVTVRDPDGGETTEAFGLFIRPVNDAPVLDRTNLIDREILEDGELELKYVQAHDPDGDPLTLHVFSSNTVVLPMDRIEVTPGSPGQWTVTLRPSPNEHGETRITVQVSDGNGGVDEHSFRLRVLEVNDPPEIHPIPDVVRELGTGQFTVQVRVTDVESTSSGITVTTSYDTYFIQDVTVGSPVGDRWPLYITPAGREGRTEITVRANDGRDTSERKFAVVIADYLKISGLPDQEVVNEDGTISITFTVSPYDKIKQVTATSLDTRLLPQANVTLLAGSQGSYTLVLKPAENQFGKAVVTVAAENEYLTTTHHLTLTVNPVNDPPRLEPKPIPPQRTLEDEPISVPFYLYDPDPYDYPTIFVSSSNEHVVPPFAPYITWTGSGTDWMLHIRPFKDAHGSTVITLTVRDQGNEEDSTSFLLTVEPVDDPPEIIVDTPLAMDEDTTATFTVVVKDVDGPGGVDLEATSVDAAVTTALVAREGYTDTFTITVTPKPNKSGPIQIILTAKSGASPVASRTITVNVREINDPPQLTIFGDRINMLEDETASIWMSVDDVETPLDRLGLTAVSDNPDLLPPSSFVFKGAGVQRELVITPALDQYGTATVTVTLSDGTDQVSGTFTVLVAPVPDAPRILGIDSQITLEEDGRLNQEIEIYDPDSPMSAVEVSLRYEVDPANPYLLQGNAVRLEGSGAHRRLVVEPTPDESGTATIIITTRSHDDGAWAETVIELTVVAVNDPPVLSEFTEPHRTILEDQSLTGISLTYLDIDSPASALTFKATSDNPQLLPDGSLSVVPSPDPGGAAQGTVSIAAKPADNRYGTATITLTVSDGQDSSSRSFRLTVQPVNDPPSFVKGPDQTVDEDAPPQRIAKWATGITPGPFEEDQKVTFEVRTDNPDLFAAGPAVEPDGTLTYTLAPDKYGLAEVEVRLVDDGGTAYGGEDASPWQKFIINVRSVNDAPVIAEIPTIGTEIGQITDEIDIEVTDVDSDVGLISVVVTSGNTSLVPNDPGHIILTPAGPGKWKLQLKPQDGRIGTATITVKATDAEGATGTRTFDLIVNDLWLSGLVPSAGTMTPAFDKHVLSYAVVYSGWLPEARVTATTQDAGVRLRVRRADTAGDWLEAKSGVPSPAIVLDDGGGDVEVEVYSPVTGIKKPYLLTFVRAKSTVAELVELSINPGRLEPEFRPDRTSYSATVPHDVTAVTVVAKPGDAWTKVYVDGHQNLRVGSNRITVTVLAENGERKVYTINVTREPAPLSIGQVEVETGPDWATLRFDTDDAATVTVYYRAAGGQEQSRSGGHGRSHTVSLTGLQPATGYTYRIHADRTVGTDAELVSAFRTEAPGAKGLCEVRADGALSCPATSREKEIALSVAPEGAQPELVATATVTDPDMGAAVAAALASDVPEAERAVSVRLANRPYGVALLEAAALQRAARLGVPVTVESDRGAVTLTPALVTDLRLAPNERLAVVISEAQIDPRYVEPWSGVGGYRQAGEPFAVSLARVSASGAATPVTTLPAPILISHPVAATDPIEAVTLAVFAQPEPTAQLVPLGGRLTPARDAIQVAQTTPGVTVLLSYENRFWDVPETHWAHEIVHEMAARQVLRGVTPTEFDPERPITRGQLAAILVRALKLGEDDRFARIYNDISPFDAMAGEIGGAIRAGMMTGYPDGTFRPDAPVTRQELAVVLSRMAGRLDLAGTLDREDAERLAMFADWGQIAPWAQDAVRFAVGEGLLKGRSADTFAPLELTTRAETATVIKRLLDKVAPGEWR; translated from the coding sequence ATGCGAAGAGTCAACCGGTTCGCCGTCGCCCTGATCTTTGTACTGGTGTCCAATCTGTGCGCCCCGCTGGCACTCGGCGCGGACCACTTCCTCGTCCAGCCGGACGTCAACAACCCGCCGGTGCCCCAGGAGTGCCGGGCTGGCTACGCCTGCGCGCAGGTCTTCACCGCCAGCACCACCGGTACGGTTGAACGCGTCAGCCTTCCGCTGGCGCGGACAGGGGACACCGCGACCCTGCGGGTGGAGGTGCGCACCGTGACCGGCGGTGCGCCCGGAGGCGAGGTGCTGGCCGAATCCGGGCCGGTCCCGCAGGTGCCTCTCCACGCAGACGGACAGGTGCCGGCCTGGACGACGATCGAGCTGCAGGCCCGGCCCGGAAAGTGGTTGACCAGGGACAAGGAGTACGCCCTGGTGGTGACCAGCGTCGGCGAGAGCCGTCCAGGTCAGCCCACCAGCTTCCTCTGGTTCGACGTGGACCGGCCTGATGCCGCGCCGGGATACCAGTTGCTCGAGTACGCGCCCCAGGCGTGGCGGGAGCACCATGACAGCGACTTCGCCTTCCAGATCGAGATGGCCACCGCCAACACGCCTCCGACCGTCCTGGCGCCTGCCGCGGTGAGCGTGGAGGAGGACGGGCGCGTCCAGGTCACGCTGGAGGTCCTGGACGAGGACCCGGCCGGCGTGAAGGTGACGGCAACCTCCGGCAACGCCTCCATCGTGGCGGACAGCGGCCTGAGCATCTCGGGAACGGGGGCGCACCGGGTTCTGACCATCATCCCCGAGCCCGATGCGCACGGTGATGTGACCATCACGGTGACGGCCACGGATGCCGGCAACCTCTACACCAACACCCAGGTAGCGGTCACGGTCACGCCGGTGAACGACCCTCCCACCATCGCGTTCACGGCCGACCTGGTGGAGACGCAGGACAACGCGCCGGTGACCCTCCCGATCAGGACGCAGGGAGCAGCGGGGAAGGCCATGGCCGCCGCCGGCCAGCTCCACATCGCGCTGCATGACCGCGACGGCGACGCCGTGACCCTCTCGGCCACCACCGACAACCCCGACCTGATCTCGGTCGCGGTGACGGGCACCGGCGCCGGTCAGATGCTCGTCATCACCCCGGTCCCGCGCAAGAGCGGCACGGCCAACGTCACGCTGACGGCGACCGACGGGAAGGACCAGGCGACCTACTCGTTCCCCGTGACGGTGACGGCCGTCAACTCCGCCCCGGAGATCATCGGGCTCCACAACATCACGATCGACGAGGACCACGAACTCAACTTCTCGTTTGTGGTGAAGGACGCGGAGTCGGCCGCCACTGACCTGACCGTGGAGGTCACCGCCACGCATGCCTCCTGGTTCGAAGGTTCGCCGGAGATCACGGGGCCCGGCCCGGCCGGCGACGTGAGCGTGCGCTGGAAGCCCGTCAAGGACGTGAACGGCGACACGCAGATCTCCGTCACGGTCCGGGATCCTGACGGCGGCGAGACGACCGAGGCGTTCGGGCTGTTCATCCGCCCGGTGAACGACGCACCGGTTCTGGACCGGACGAACCTGATCGACCGCGAGATCCTCGAGGACGGAGAGCTTGAACTGAAGTACGTGCAGGCCCACGACCCCGACGGGGATCCCCTCACGCTGCACGTGTTCAGCAGCAACACCGTGGTGCTGCCCATGGACCGCATCGAGGTGACGCCCGGCTCCCCCGGCCAGTGGACGGTCACGCTGCGGCCCAGCCCCAACGAGCACGGCGAGACGCGCATCACCGTGCAGGTGAGTGACGGCAACGGCGGCGTCGACGAGCACAGCTTCCGGCTCCGGGTTCTCGAGGTCAACGATCCGCCCGAGATCCATCCGATCCCGGACGTCGTGCGCGAGCTGGGCACGGGCCAGTTCACCGTGCAGGTGCGCGTGACCGACGTCGAGTCGACGAGCAGCGGCATCACGGTGACGACCAGCTACGACACCTACTTCATCCAGGACGTGACCGTGGGCTCCCCCGTGGGTGACCGCTGGCCGCTGTACATCACGCCGGCCGGCCGGGAGGGCAGGACCGAGATCACGGTCAGGGCCAACGACGGCCGCGATACGTCTGAGCGGAAGTTCGCGGTGGTCATCGCCGACTACCTCAAGATTTCGGGGCTGCCGGACCAGGAAGTGGTCAACGAGGATGGCACGATATCGATCACCTTCACGGTGTCGCCCTACGACAAGATCAAGCAGGTGACGGCCACCTCCCTGGATACCCGGCTGCTCCCGCAGGCGAACGTCACCCTGCTCGCCGGTTCGCAGGGCAGCTACACCCTCGTGCTGAAGCCGGCGGAGAACCAGTTCGGCAAGGCCGTGGTGACGGTGGCGGCCGAGAACGAGTACCTGACCACCACCCACCACCTCACCCTCACGGTGAACCCGGTGAACGACCCGCCCCGCCTGGAACCGAAGCCCATCCCGCCCCAGCGGACGCTGGAGGACGAGCCCATCAGCGTGCCCTTCTACCTCTACGACCCCGACCCGTACGACTACCCGACGATCTTCGTCTCCTCCAGCAACGAGCACGTGGTGCCGCCGTTCGCACCCTACATCACCTGGACGGGCTCGGGCACCGACTGGATGCTGCACATCCGCCCGTTCAAGGACGCCCACGGCTCCACCGTCATCACCCTGACGGTGCGGGACCAGGGAAATGAAGAGGACAGCACCTCCTTCCTGCTGACCGTCGAGCCGGTGGACGATCCGCCTGAGATCATCGTTGACACGCCGTTGGCGATGGACGAGGACACCACGGCCACGTTCACCGTCGTCGTCAAGGACGTCGACGGCCCCGGCGGCGTTGACCTGGAGGCCACGTCCGTCGATGCCGCGGTGACGACGGCACTCGTCGCCCGCGAGGGCTACACGGACACGTTCACCATCACTGTCACGCCCAAGCCGAACAAGAGCGGGCCCATCCAGATCATCCTCACCGCCAAGAGCGGGGCGTCGCCGGTGGCCTCCCGGACGATTACTGTGAACGTGCGGGAGATCAACGACCCGCCGCAGCTGACCATCTTCGGCGATCGGATCAACATGCTGGAGGACGAGACCGCCAGCATCTGGATGAGCGTCGACGACGTCGAGACGCCGCTGGACCGGCTGGGCCTGACCGCCGTCTCCGACAACCCGGACCTGCTGCCCCCCAGCAGCTTCGTCTTCAAGGGCGCCGGCGTGCAGCGGGAGCTGGTGATCACCCCGGCCCTGGACCAGTACGGCACGGCCACCGTGACCGTCACGCTGAGCGACGGGACGGACCAGGTGAGCGGGACGTTCACCGTGCTCGTCGCCCCTGTTCCCGACGCCCCGCGGATCCTGGGCATCGACAGCCAGATCACCCTCGAAGAGGACGGCCGGCTCAACCAGGAGATCGAGATCTACGACCCCGACTCGCCCATGAGCGCGGTGGAGGTATCGCTCCGGTACGAGGTCGACCCGGCCAACCCCTACCTGCTGCAGGGCAACGCCGTGCGGCTGGAGGGATCGGGCGCGCACCGCCGGCTGGTGGTGGAGCCCACGCCCGACGAGAGCGGCACGGCCACCATCATCATCACCACCCGGAGCCATGACGACGGCGCCTGGGCCGAGACGGTGATCGAGCTGACGGTCGTCGCGGTCAACGACCCGCCCGTGCTGAGCGAGTTCACCGAGCCCCATAGGACCATTCTGGAAGACCAGTCGCTGACCGGGATCAGCCTCACTTACCTCGACATCGACTCGCCGGCCAGCGCCCTCACCTTCAAGGCCACCTCCGACAACCCGCAGCTCCTGCCGGACGGCAGCCTGTCCGTGGTGCCATCCCCCGATCCCGGCGGGGCGGCGCAGGGGACGGTCAGCATCGCCGCCAAGCCGGCCGACAACCGGTACGGCACGGCGACGATCACCCTGACCGTCTCCGACGGGCAGGACAGCTCCAGCCGAAGCTTCCGGCTGACGGTCCAGCCCGTGAACGACCCGCCGTCGTTCGTGAAGGGTCCCGACCAGACCGTGGACGAGGACGCCCCGCCGCAGCGCATCGCCAAGTGGGCGACCGGGATCACCCCCGGGCCGTTCGAGGAGGACCAGAAGGTCACCTTTGAGGTCAGGACCGACAACCCCGACCTCTTCGCCGCGGGTCCTGCGGTGGAGCCGGACGGCACGCTGACCTACACCCTGGCCCCCGACAAGTACGGCCTGGCGGAGGTGGAGGTCCGCCTGGTGGACGACGGCGGGACCGCCTACGGCGGCGAGGACGCATCGCCCTGGCAGAAGTTCATCATCAACGTGCGGTCGGTGAACGACGCGCCGGTGATCGCCGAGATCCCGACCATCGGCACCGAGATCGGCCAGATCACCGATGAGATCGACATCGAGGTCACTGACGTGGACTCCGATGTGGGCCTCATCAGCGTGGTTGTCACCTCGGGCAACACCAGCCTGGTCCCCAACGACCCCGGGCACATCATCCTGACCCCCGCCGGCCCCGGCAAGTGGAAGCTGCAGCTGAAGCCGCAGGACGGCCGGATCGGCACGGCGACCATCACGGTGAAGGCCACCGACGCCGAGGGCGCGACCGGCACCCGCACGTTCGACCTGATCGTCAACGACCTGTGGCTGAGCGGTCTCGTGCCCTCCGCGGGCACGATGACCCCGGCCTTCGACAAGCACGTGCTCAGCTACGCGGTGGTCTACTCGGGCTGGCTGCCCGAGGCCCGCGTGACCGCCACCACCCAGGACGCCGGCGTGCGCCTCCGGGTGCGGCGGGCCGACACGGCGGGCGACTGGCTTGAGGCCAAGAGCGGCGTCCCGTCGCCTGCGATCGTCCTCGACGACGGCGGCGGCGATGTGGAAGTCGAGGTCTACTCGCCGGTCACCGGCATCAAGAAGCCCTACCTGCTGACCTTCGTGCGGGCGAAGTCCACCGTGGCGGAGCTGGTGGAGCTCTCCATCAACCCTGGCCGGCTGGAGCCCGAGTTCCGGCCTGACCGGACCAGCTACTCCGCCACCGTGCCTCACGACGTGACCGCGGTGACGGTCGTGGCGAAGCCGGGCGACGCCTGGACCAAGGTGTACGTCGACGGCCACCAGAACCTGCGCGTGGGCAGCAACCGGATCACCGTCACGGTGCTGGCGGAGAACGGCGAGCGGAAGGTCTACACGATCAACGTGACCCGCGAGCCCGCGCCCCTGTCGATCGGACAGGTGGAGGTGGAGACGGGCCCCGACTGGGCCACGCTGCGGTTCGACACCGACGACGCGGCGACGGTCACGGTCTACTACCGGGCCGCGGGTGGCCAGGAGCAGAGCCGGAGCGGCGGCCACGGCCGCAGCCACACGGTCTCGCTGACGGGCCTGCAGCCGGCCACGGGCTACACCTACCGCATCCACGCCGACCGGACCGTCGGCACTGACGCCGAGCTGGTCAGCGCCTTCCGGACCGAGGCGCCCGGGGCCAAGGGGCTCTGCGAGGTGCGTGCGGATGGCGCGCTGTCCTGCCCCGCCACGTCCCGTGAGAAGGAGATCGCGCTGAGCGTGGCGCCCGAGGGGGCGCAGCCGGAGCTGGTGGCCACCGCCACCGTCACCGATCCCGACATGGGCGCTGCCGTGGCGGCGGCGCTGGCATCCGACGTGCCCGAGGCCGAACGGGCGGTGTCCGTGCGGCTGGCGAACCGGCCCTACGGGGTGGCGCTGCTGGAGGCGGCCGCCCTGCAGCGGGCAGCCCGGCTGGGCGTGCCCGTAACTGTGGAGTCGGACCGGGGCGCCGTCACCCTCACGCCCGCGCTGGTGACCGACCTCAGGCTGGCGCCGAATGAGCGCCTGGCCGTGGTCATCTCGGAGGCGCAGATCGATCCGCGCTACGTGGAGCCATGGAGCGGCGTCGGCGGCTACCGCCAGGCCGGCGAGCCGTTTGCGGTGTCGCTGGCGCGGGTCAGCGCATCCGGCGCGGCCACGCCGGTCACGACCCTGCCTGCGCCGATCCTGATCAGTCACCCGGTGGCGGCCACCGACCCCATCGAGGCGGTCACGCTGGCCGTGTTCGCACAGCCGGAGCCGACGGCCCA